In Actinomadura luteofluorescens, the sequence CTTCGCCGGATCCTGGCGCTGCTGGACCTCCACGACGACCGCCATGCTGGGGCGAGCGGAGTCGCCTTCACAGATCTCGATGACACTGTCGGCCCGGTAGGCGGTCGGAGCGATATTGGTGAACTCTTCCGAGGCCGTCCTGATGACCAGGTCCGTCGAGAGTTCGATGCGAAAGGCGGTTGTAAGTAATTGGGCCACGACTTCCGGGTTGTCCCGAATGATCTGGATGGGCCCTTCGTGTTTGGCTGAGACCATGCACGGCAAGTTACTTGACCGCCACTGTTAGATACCGTGACTATCCAATGACTGTGAATGTGATGTGCATCACAGTACATTATTATTCGTAAATATGTGCGTTCCAGCGGGCTGTTATGGCTTGTTCGGATTTGGGGGTTAGTAAGCCCCAAAGGCGTAGGCGGGCCAGGCCGCCGTCGGGGTGGATGTCCAGGCGGACTTTTTCCACTTCTGGGGTTTTCAGGCGGTAGCGGTGGCGGGTGTCGGGTTGCAGGCGGGTGCGCGGGAGGATGACGGTCTGGTCGCCTTCGGTGGTGGTGGCCGTCAGTTGGGCTTCGGCGGGGGCGTTGAATTTGAGGTTCGAGGTGTCGAGCTCGGCCAGTTCGATGGTGCCGGGGGCGAACAAGGCTATTTCGGCCCAGTCGTTGCCCGTGTCGCGGCGGCGGGCGGTTTCCCAGCCTTCGGCCTGGGTGCGGGCCAGGCCGGGGAACAGCATGTTGTCGGGAGACGAGTAGAAGCGGTCGGAGCAGTCGAGGACGCGGGCGCCGTTCTCCAGGGCCGCGAGGTCCACGGTCAAGCCCGTCAGGTAGGCGGGGTTCGGGACGACCCTGCCGTGGACGCGGAGGCGCGCGATGCCGCCGTCCGGGAACATGTTGAGTCTGACGTGGGTGAAGACGCGTTCTGATCCGGTGGTCGGAAGAGTGTGCGTGGTGTCGCCCTTGAGGGGGGTCCTCGGGACGATCTCCAGCCAGTCGGCGGCTTCGAGTTCGGCGGGGGCCGGGTGGCCGTCGGCGAAGCATGCCTCCACCGAGGCGTGCGGGGGGTAGTTGCCCTTGAACCAGGCGGTGTCGATGACGATGCCGTGGATCTGGCCCGGGAGGCCCAGGCGGACCAGGGCCCAGTCGTGGCCGGGGGTGCGGCGGCGGGCGGTCTCCCAGCCGTCGTAGAGCTGGCCCTTCGGGCCGAAGGTCTCCGGGTGGAACGCGGGTTTCCACGGGTTGAGCAGGTTCTCCTTCTCGGCGAAGGACTCGTCGCTGGCGGCGACGACCGACCCGCCGAGCGTGCGGACGGCCAGGTCCGGCAGGGACGTGAAGTCGGTCATCGTGCCTCCGGTCGGGTGAGCAGGCGTCCGGCCGGGGCGTCGCCGACGGGTGCGCCGCGCAGCCAGGTGGCCTGGACGACGCCCGTCAGCGTTCTGCCCTCGTACGGGGTGACGGGGTGGCGGTGGTGGAGGGACGCGGGGTCGACGGTGAAGGTCGCGTCGGCGGCGAAGGCGACGAGGTCGGCGTCGTTTCCGGGGGCGATGGCGCCCTTGCCGGGGACGGCGGCGAGTGCGGCGGGGGCCTCGGACATCCATCGGACGACCGTGGCGAGGTCGTGGCCTCGTGCGCGGGCGGCCGTCCAGACGGCGGGCAGCCCGAGTTGCAGGGACGAGATGCCGCCCCACGCGGTGGCGAAGTCGCCGCGTTTCAGGTCGGGCGCGCAGGGCGAGTGGTCGGTGACGACGCAGGAGATCGTGCCGGAGGCGAGGCCCTGCCAGAGCCGGTCGCGGTTGGCGGCGTCGCGGATGGGCGGGCAGCATTTGAACGCGGCGGTCCCGGCGTCGCCGTCGCAGAGGGTCAGGTAGTGCGGGCAGGTCTCGGCCGTCACCGGGAGGCCGCCGGCCTGCGCGGCGGCGAGGACGTCCAGGCAGTCGGCCGCCGAGAGGTGCAGGATGTGGGCGCGCGCGCCGGTCTCCTCCGCCAGCCGGACGACCTGTTCGACGGCCCGGCGTTCGGCGGACGGCGGGCGCGAGGTGAGGAACGCGGCGTAGTCGCCGCCGGACGGCGGGGACAGCGCGGCGGGGTCCTCGGCGTGCACGATGACCAGGCCGCCGAAGGCGGCGATCTCCTGGAAGGCCGCCCTCATCTCGGCGGGCGCCAGGGGCGGGAACTCCGGGACGCCCGAGTCGGAGGTGAAGCACTTGAATCCGAAGACCCCGAGGTCGTGCAGCGGGCGGAGCGAGGACGTGTTGCCGGGGATCGCGCCGCCCCAGAAGCCGACGTCCACGGCGCAGGCGCCTTCGGCGGCGGCGCGTTTGGCCGCGAGCGCGGCCGGGTCGACGGTCGGGGGCAGCGAGTTGAGCGGCATGTCGACGAGCGTGGTGACGCCGCCCGCCGCCGCGGCGCGGGTCGCGGTGGCGAAGCCCTCCCATTCGGTGCGGCCCGGTTCGTTGATGTGGACGTGGGTGTCGACGA encodes:
- the alc gene encoding allantoicase, coding for MTDFTSLPDLAVRTLGGSVVAASDESFAEKENLLNPWKPAFHPETFGPKGQLYDGWETARRRTPGHDWALVRLGLPGQIHGIVIDTAWFKGNYPPHASVEACFADGHPAPAELEAADWLEIVPRTPLKGDTTHTLPTTGSERVFTHVRLNMFPDGGIARLRVHGRVVPNPAYLTGLTVDLAALENGARVLDCSDRFYSSPDNMLFPGLARTQAEGWETARRRDTGNDWAEIALFAPGTIELAELDTSNLKFNAPAEAQLTATTTEGDQTVILPRTRLQPDTRHRYRLKTPEVEKVRLDIHPDGGLARLRLWGLLTPKSEQAITARWNAHIYE
- the allB gene encoding allantoinase AllB; this encodes MTGDDLVIRSRRTVLPEGERPAAVSIRSGRITAISPYDTPASVDLGDIALLPGLVDTHVHINEPGRTEWEGFATATRAAAAGGVTTLVDMPLNSLPPTVDPAALAAKRAAAEGACAVDVGFWGGAIPGNTSSLRPLHDLGVFGFKCFTSDSGVPEFPPLAPAEMRAAFQEIAAFGGLVIVHAEDPAALSPPSGGDYAAFLTSRPPSAERRAVEQVVRLAEETGARAHILHLSAADCLDVLAAAQAGGLPVTAETCPHYLTLCDGDAGTAAFKCCPPIRDAANRDRLWQGLASGTISCVVTDHSPCAPDLKRGDFATAWGGISSLQLGLPAVWTAARARGHDLATVVRWMSEAPAALAAVPGKGAIAPGNDADLVAFAADATFTVDPASLHHRHPVTPYEGRTLTGVVQATWLRGAPVGDAPAGRLLTRPEAR